In Streptosporangiales bacterium, one genomic interval encodes:
- a CDS encoding pyridoxal-phosphate dependent enzyme, with amino-acid sequence MNRTALRDPAEARPISPSRLAAAATCHSLASVVGNTPVLWVPDIHAPNEHGFWAKLEGFNPGGIKDRAALHMVDKARQRGQLRPGAAIVESTSGTLGLGLTLAGTVYDHPVTLVTDPGMEPLMHQLLRAYGARVEMVTTPHPTGGWQEARRQRVHEVLAELPDAYCPDQYHNPDNVAAYEGLALELASQLGPIDVLVCSVGTGGHSAGVSRVLRALYPDMRLVGVDTVGSTIFGQPARPRLMRGLGSSIHPRNVAYAAFDEVHWVATSEAVWACRTMAAARYATGGWSVGAVALVASWLARTAAKDVRIAAIFPDGPQRYFDTVYSDAYCAEQGLLGAVPAPEPEEIGRSDEREVTRWTRCTTIVDPVTAEEHVRDGRTPACGRP; translated from the coding sequence ATGAACAGGACCGCCCTGCGCGATCCCGCCGAAGCACGACCGATCTCCCCCAGCCGACTCGCTGCCGCGGCGACCTGCCACTCGTTGGCGAGTGTCGTCGGCAACACACCCGTCCTCTGGGTACCCGACATTCATGCGCCGAACGAGCACGGGTTCTGGGCCAAGCTCGAAGGGTTCAACCCCGGCGGGATCAAGGACCGTGCCGCATTGCACATGGTCGACAAGGCACGACAACGCGGACAGTTGCGGCCCGGCGCGGCGATCGTCGAGTCCACCAGCGGCACACTCGGCCTAGGCCTCACCCTCGCCGGGACCGTCTACGACCACCCGGTGACACTGGTGACCGATCCCGGCATGGAACCGCTGATGCACCAACTGTTGCGGGCCTACGGCGCGCGTGTCGAAATGGTGACCACCCCGCACCCGACGGGCGGTTGGCAGGAGGCCCGCCGCCAACGCGTGCACGAGGTACTGGCCGAGCTGCCCGACGCGTACTGTCCCGACCAGTACCACAACCCGGACAACGTCGCGGCATACGAGGGGCTGGCGCTGGAGTTGGCGAGCCAGCTCGGGCCGATCGACGTGCTGGTGTGCAGTGTCGGTACCGGCGGACACAGCGCGGGTGTCTCGAGGGTGCTCCGTGCGCTGTACCCCGATATGCGGCTGGTCGGCGTCGACACCGTTGGTTCGACGATCTTCGGGCAGCCGGCGCGGCCGCGTCTGATGCGCGGGCTGGGCAGCAGTATCCATCCGCGCAACGTGGCGTATGCCGCGTTCGACGAGGTGCACTGGGTGGCTACAAGTGAGGCTGTGTGGGCGTGTCGAACGATGGCTGCCGCGCGGTATGCCACCGGCGGGTGGAGTGTCGGCGCGGTCGCGCTGGTCGCGTCCTGGCTGGCTCGTACGGCGGCCAAGGACGTGCGCATCGCGGCGATCTTCCCCGACGGTCCGCAGCGGTACTTCGACACTGTCTACAGCGACGCCTACTGCGCCGAGCAAGGGTTGCTCGGCGCGGTCCCCGCACCCGAGCCCGAGGAGATCGGGCGCTCGGACGAGCGTGAGGTGACCCGCTGGACCCGGTGTACGACGATCGTCGATCCCGTCACAGCCGAGGAGCACGTTCGGGACGGGCGGACGCCGGCGTGCGGGCGACCTTGA
- a CDS encoding MFS transporter, whose protein sequence is MRATLRQARSFDRPIQLLFANQLTINTGFYMLMPYLANHLSGGLGLAAWTVGLILGVRNFSQQGMFLIGGTLADRLGYKPMILAGLALRSAGFALLGFSSSLPVLLVASAMTGLAGALFNPAVRAYVACDAGDRKVEAFSVFNVFYQLGIVLGPLVGLVLTGISFQLMCAVAAGLFTILGILQARALPARHGERANPESSVLRDWRQILANKAFLLFSLVMVGSYVLNFQVYLGLPLEVRRVTGGELGVTALFVVSAAITVAGQVRVTSWVKNRWTPSQAIARGLALMAVAFVPLAVAGDLVPQYTSTQSAWYLHAWWYAVAMTPVLASTVLLAFGVMVVYPFEMATIVRLAGDQTVGTYYGFYSTLSGIGIAVGNLLAGAAFDAGRELGVPGLPWLLLIGVGAACALTLYVLDRSGRLAEPAVHNRETPALTRS, encoded by the coding sequence GTGCGGGCGACCTTGAGGCAGGCGCGGTCGTTCGACCGCCCGATCCAGCTGTTGTTCGCCAACCAGCTCACCATCAACACCGGCTTCTACATGCTGATGCCCTACCTGGCCAACCACCTCTCCGGCGGGCTGGGACTCGCGGCATGGACGGTAGGACTGATCCTGGGGGTGCGCAACTTCAGCCAGCAGGGCATGTTCCTCATCGGCGGCACGCTGGCTGACCGGCTGGGGTACAAGCCGATGATCCTCGCTGGTCTCGCCTTGCGCAGCGCGGGGTTCGCGCTGCTCGGCTTCAGTAGCTCGCTGCCGGTGCTGCTCGTCGCGTCGGCGATGACCGGACTCGCGGGGGCATTGTTCAACCCGGCGGTCCGTGCGTACGTCGCCTGCGACGCCGGCGACCGGAAGGTGGAGGCGTTCTCGGTCTTCAACGTCTTCTACCAGCTCGGCATCGTGCTCGGCCCATTGGTCGGGCTCGTACTGACCGGAATCTCGTTCCAACTTATGTGCGCTGTCGCGGCCGGGTTGTTCACGATCCTCGGCATCCTGCAGGCGCGTGCGCTGCCCGCGCGGCACGGGGAACGTGCGAACCCGGAAAGCTCCGTGCTCAGAGACTGGCGACAGATCCTCGCCAACAAGGCGTTCCTGCTCTTCTCGTTGGTGATGGTCGGCTCGTATGTCCTGAACTTCCAGGTCTACCTCGGTCTGCCGCTGGAGGTCCGCCGCGTCACCGGCGGGGAGCTCGGCGTCACCGCGCTCTTCGTCGTCTCCGCTGCGATCACTGTCGCCGGGCAGGTGCGCGTGACGAGCTGGGTGAAGAACCGGTGGACACCGAGTCAGGCGATCGCCCGTGGGCTCGCGCTGATGGCCGTGGCGTTCGTTCCTCTTGCAGTGGCCGGAGATCTCGTGCCGCAATACACGAGCACCCAGTCGGCGTGGTACCTCCACGCCTGGTGGTACGCCGTGGCGATGACACCCGTACTCGCGTCGACGGTGCTGCTGGCGTTCGGCGTGATGGTCGTCTACCCGTTCGAGATGGCCACCATCGTGCGGCTGGCAGGTGACCAGACGGTCGGCACGTACTACGGCTTCTACAGCACCCTGTCCGGCATCGGGATCGCCGTCGGGAACCTGCTCGCGGGCGCTGCCTTCGACGCCGGCCGCGAGTTGGGTGTCCCCGGCCTGCCCTGGCTGCTGCTCATCGGCGTCGGTGCAGCGTGCGCCCTGACCTTGTACGTCCTCGACCGATCAGGGCGGCTGGCAGAGCCAGCTGTCCACAACCGGGAGACGCCGGCACTGACCCGATCGTGA
- a CDS encoding NADH-quinone oxidoreductase subunit A produces the protein MDSYGPAVAVLVLTVGVVALVYAVSLLVTVHRQPLSADEFLSGSAPVVHAVSRYHVRWYTVTLIFLAFDMEMVFMYPWAVVFADVGLVALVEMFCPASDFVAGRLSQS, from the coding sequence ATGGACAGCTATGGCCCCGCGGTCGCCGTGCTCGTGTTGACGGTTGGCGTGGTGGCGTTGGTGTACGCCGTGAGCTTGCTGGTCACGGTGCATCGCCAGCCGTTGTCGGCCGACGAGTTCCTCAGTGGATCGGCGCCTGTGGTGCACGCGGTCTCTCGGTATCACGTGCGGTGGTACACCGTGACACTGATCTTCTTGGCCTTCGACATGGAGATGGTCTTCATGTACCCGTGGGCGGTGGTCTTCGCCGACGTCGGTCTCGTGGCGTTGGTGGAGATGTTCTGTCCCGCGTCAGACTTTGTGGCAGGACGGTTGAGTCAGTCCTGA
- a CDS encoding nitroreductase — protein MDRLLTTTRAVRQRLDLARPVEPEVIQECIRIAIQAPTGGGYTQQWRWLVVTDPVKRARLAELYRDTMRKNGPPSRLEDDPRVAQIANEMGTTPERVARSIHSGVHFADRLQDVPVHVIPCVRRSPSDSDTFEVATMYGSILPAVWSFQLALRARGLGTVLTTMHLPHELEAAALLDIPDDVIQVGLIPVAYYTGRDFRPAVRRPAEEITYWNTWQATRKDG, from the coding sequence ATCGACCGGCTCCTCACCACGACGCGCGCGGTGCGCCAGCGACTCGATCTCGCGCGTCCCGTTGAACCGGAGGTGATCCAGGAGTGCATCCGGATCGCCATCCAGGCGCCCACCGGGGGTGGGTACACCCAGCAGTGGCGCTGGCTGGTCGTCACCGACCCCGTCAAACGCGCCCGGCTGGCGGAACTCTATCGCGACACCATGCGGAAGAACGGACCGCCGTCCCGGCTCGAGGATGATCCTCGCGTGGCTCAGATCGCGAACGAGATGGGCACCACGCCCGAGCGAGTGGCGCGCAGCATCCACTCTGGGGTCCATTTCGCGGACCGGCTCCAGGACGTGCCCGTCCATGTGATTCCTTGCGTCCGCCGATCGCCATCGGACTCCGACACCTTCGAGGTGGCCACCATGTACGGTTCGATCCTTCCCGCCGTCTGGAGCTTCCAACTCGCGCTGCGTGCTCGGGGCCTGGGCACCGTGCTCACCACCATGCATCTGCCGCACGAACTAGAGGCTGCCGCGCTGCTCGACATTCCCGACGACGTCATCCAGGTCGGGCTGATCCCGGTGGCCTACTACACCGGCCGGGATTTCAGACCGGCGGTACGGCGCCCAGCCGAGGAGATCACCTACTGGAACACTTGGCAGGCCACCCGCAAAGATGGTTAG
- a CDS encoding alkylmercury lyase, translating into MATICDRAARDLPAVEQPRTRRGRSPRMTTRPVPTIGERLARLGLPAGGITARRAVLPAPVQELHRRILADFAARGAPPDRAVVAGHAAAAGIDRAVGLEALTVMDLVAADPVTGTVTAAYPFSAAATRHRVRLATGVDVYAMCALDALGIPGMLGADAVIASTDPITGEAITVTRDNGRWTWRPATTVVLAAGLARADITGPEAAAADCSCPHINFHTGPDTAASYLRAHPGTGGETLTQPEAVEAAEHLFGRLMEAG; encoded by the coding sequence ATGGCCACCATCTGCGACCGCGCGGCGCGAGATCTGCCCGCCGTTGAACAGCCGCGCACCCGGCGTGGAAGGAGTCCGCGGATGACCACGCGGCCGGTGCCTACGATCGGCGAGCGGCTGGCCCGGCTGGGCCTACCCGCAGGCGGGATCACCGCACGCCGCGCCGTGCTCCCTGCGCCGGTGCAGGAGCTGCACCGGCGCATCCTGGCTGACTTCGCGGCCCGCGGGGCACCACCGGACCGTGCGGTGGTGGCCGGGCACGCCGCAGCGGCCGGCATCGACCGGGCCGTGGGCTTGGAGGCGCTCACCGTCATGGACCTGGTCGCCGCCGACCCGGTCACCGGGACCGTCACCGCGGCGTATCCGTTCTCCGCCGCCGCGACCCGGCATCGGGTGCGCCTGGCCACCGGCGTCGACGTGTACGCGATGTGCGCGCTGGACGCCCTTGGTATCCCCGGCATGCTCGGCGCCGACGCGGTGATTGCCTCCACCGACCCGATCACCGGCGAGGCGATCACCGTGACCCGCGACAACGGGCGCTGGACCTGGCGGCCCGCCACCACCGTCGTGCTCGCCGCCGGCCTGGCCCGCGCTGATATCACCGGCCCGGAGGCCGCGGCCGCGGACTGTAGCTGCCCGCACATCAACTTCCACACCGGCCCCGACACCGCCGCCAGCTACCTCCGCGCCCACCCTGGCACCGGCGGAGAAACCCTCACCCAGCCCGAGGCGGTCGAGGCCGCCGAGCACCTCTTCGGGCGTCTCATGGAAGCCGGCTAG
- the merB gene encoding organomercurial lyase MerB has product MAENLDQLAEQIAVAVAQVSGARTVPGLYRPLLRLLARGAPVALDDLATAAGRPPAEVRQAVAGWPDTEYDHAGRIIGYGITLPPTPHRFTVAGHPLYTWCALDTLIFPAIIDQPADIESPCHATGAPVRLTVDPTAGITRLDPATAVVSLVVPEQRCDSVRAAFCNQVHFFATAAAAGDWVAKHPGMTVLPVADAYRLGRPLIDGLLDTAAPTPCC; this is encoded by the coding sequence GTGGCTGAGAACCTCGACCAGTTGGCCGAGCAGATCGCGGTCGCAGTGGCACAGGTCAGCGGCGCCCGCACGGTACCCGGGCTCTACCGGCCGCTGCTACGGCTGCTGGCCCGCGGCGCACCCGTCGCCCTCGACGACCTGGCCACCGCCGCCGGTCGACCGCCCGCCGAGGTGCGGCAGGCCGTCGCAGGCTGGCCCGACACCGAGTACGACCACGCCGGCCGCATCATCGGCTACGGCATCACCCTGCCGCCCACCCCACACCGGTTCACCGTCGCCGGTCACCCGCTCTACACCTGGTGCGCCCTGGACACCCTCATCTTCCCCGCGATCATCGACCAGCCCGCCGACATCGAGTCGCCGTGTCACGCCACCGGCGCACCCGTCCGACTCACCGTGGACCCGACAGCCGGGATCACCCGCCTCGACCCGGCCACCGCGGTGGTCTCCCTCGTCGTCCCCGAGCAGCGGTGCGACTCGGTGCGGGCCGCATTCTGCAACCAGGTGCACTTCTTCGCCACCGCAGCAGCGGCCGGGGACTGGGTGGCCAAGCATCCGGGGATGACCGTGCTCCCGGTCGCCGACGCGTATCGGCTGGGTCGGCCGTTGATCGACGGGCTGCTCGACACTGCTGCACCAACCCCATGTTGCTGA
- the merA gene encoding mercury(II) reductase yields the protein MVQQHETVHADLAVIGSGGAAFAAAIAARRKDKTVVMIEQGTVGGTCVNTGCVPSKALLAAAEARHVADRQAFPGIRTEAGPVDMATLIAGKAGLVEQLRADKYVDLAAEYDWPILTGRARFTDGPALEISLDDGSTQRLEAEHYLIATGSTPTAPPIPGLADAGYLTSTTALELDALPASLVVVGGNYIGLEMAQLFARLGTQVTVVEVLDRLAPLEEPEISDVIAGVFADEGITVHTATNLTAVERDESGYTLTGTTADTDNDGAVTARAEQLLVATGRRPVTAGLDLDTVGVKTGPRGEVVVDEHLRTHNPRIWAAGDVTGHPQFVYIAGAHGSLVADNAFDHAGRTLDYHHLPRVTFTTPNIAAVGLTDAQAIEQSLACEFRVLPLEYVPRALVNRDTRGLIKIVAEQGTGRIVGISAIAAAAGEVIAAGVYVIANQMTTSQVAELWSPYLTMAEGLKLAAQTFTRDVAKLSCCAS from the coding sequence GTGGTTCAGCAGCACGAGACGGTCCACGCCGACCTCGCGGTCATCGGCTCCGGCGGCGCCGCGTTCGCCGCGGCGATCGCCGCCCGCCGCAAGGACAAGACGGTGGTGATGATCGAACAGGGCACCGTCGGCGGGACGTGTGTGAACACCGGCTGTGTGCCGTCCAAGGCACTGCTGGCCGCCGCCGAGGCCCGCCACGTCGCCGATCGGCAGGCGTTCCCCGGGATCCGCACCGAGGCAGGTCCGGTGGACATGGCGACGCTGATCGCCGGTAAGGCCGGCCTGGTCGAGCAACTGCGCGCGGACAAGTACGTCGACCTGGCCGCCGAGTACGACTGGCCGATCCTGACCGGCCGGGCCCGGTTCACCGACGGCCCCGCGCTCGAGATCAGCCTCGACGACGGGTCGACGCAGCGGCTGGAGGCTGAGCACTACCTGATCGCCACCGGCTCCACCCCGACCGCGCCACCCATCCCGGGGCTGGCCGATGCCGGTTACCTGACCTCCACCACCGCACTGGAACTCGACGCGCTGCCGGCATCCCTGGTCGTCGTGGGCGGGAACTACATCGGATTGGAGATGGCGCAGCTGTTCGCCCGGCTCGGCACCCAGGTCACCGTGGTCGAGGTGCTCGACCGGCTGGCACCCCTGGAGGAGCCCGAGATCAGCGACGTGATCGCCGGGGTGTTCGCCGACGAGGGCATCACCGTGCACACTGCCACGAACCTCACCGCGGTCGAGCGCGACGAGTCCGGCTACACCCTCACCGGCACCACCGCCGACACCGACAACGACGGTGCCGTGACGGCGCGGGCCGAGCAGCTGCTGGTGGCCACCGGGCGCCGCCCGGTCACTGCCGGGCTCGACCTGGACACGGTGGGGGTGAAGACCGGGCCGCGCGGTGAGGTGGTCGTCGACGAGCACCTGCGCACGCATAACCCGCGGATCTGGGCGGCCGGCGACGTCACCGGCCACCCGCAGTTCGTCTACATCGCCGGCGCGCACGGCAGCCTGGTCGCCGACAACGCCTTCGACCACGCCGGCCGCACCCTGGACTACCACCACCTGCCGCGGGTCACCTTCACCACCCCCAACATCGCCGCGGTCGGCCTGACCGACGCCCAAGCCATCGAGCAGAGCCTGGCCTGTGAATTCCGGGTACTGCCACTGGAATACGTGCCCCGCGCGCTGGTCAACCGCGACACCCGCGGCCTGATCAAGATCGTCGCCGAACAAGGCACCGGCCGGATCGTCGGCATCTCCGCGATCGCCGCGGCCGCCGGGGAGGTGATCGCCGCCGGCGTATACGTGATCGCCAACCAGATGACCACCAGCCAGGTCGCCGAGCTGTGGTCGCCGTACCTGACCATGGCCGAAGGACTCAAACTCGCCGCGCAGACCTTCACCCGCGACGTCGCGAAACTGTCCTGCTGCGCCTCCTGA
- a CDS encoding metalloregulator ArsR/SmtB family transcription factor: MAPSRARSAGLLPVEANGVEVVAKFFRALGDPARLRLLEFLADDEHTVSDCVAHIGLSQGRVSTHLACLADCGYVQVRREGRYAHYRVADPRVAELVLLARSLAADNAAALADCMRIDTPQATTRKGARR; encoded by the coding sequence ATGGCACCGTCACGGGCACGCTCGGCTGGGCTCCTGCCGGTTGAGGCGAACGGGGTGGAGGTGGTCGCGAAGTTCTTCCGCGCCCTCGGCGACCCCGCCCGACTGCGGCTGCTGGAGTTCCTCGCCGACGACGAGCACACCGTCAGCGACTGCGTCGCCCACATCGGCCTGTCCCAGGGCCGAGTGTCGACCCACCTGGCCTGTCTGGCGGACTGCGGCTATGTGCAGGTCCGCCGCGAGGGCCGCTACGCGCACTACCGGGTCGCCGACCCGCGTGTGGCCGAGCTGGTGCTGTTGGCCCGGTCGCTGGCCGCGGACAACGCCGCCGCGCTGGCCGACTGCATGCGCATCGACACCCCCCAGGCAACGACCCGGAAGGGAGCACGCCGATGA
- a CDS encoding cytochrome C biogenesis protein, with protein sequence MGIRALVTVIPWLAAMLGGVLVVVGVALLAGGHLPVRLPSPHPNTIRRGSTRRMVAFGAGYAIASASCTLAVLLAVVSQATATTGVGMLAVFAAYAAGSAVLLLALAVLAAAAATALTRLLRRLARYASRLAGGLLAVSGGYLLYYWLPPLLGGTRPSGGSRLAVLAGRAATWITTHQAIVLLIATGLILTSTAIAVASRRRTGAPTTTLETRPETGSDADCCPPSASPHIREDADNSAHGARGPHDSIH encoded by the coding sequence GTGGGTATCCGTGCCCTGGTCACCGTCATCCCCTGGTTGGCCGCCATGCTCGGCGGGGTTCTGGTCGTGGTCGGGGTAGCGTTGCTGGCTGGCGGACATCTGCCGGTGCGGCTGCCCAGTCCCCACCCCAACACCATCCGCCGCGGTAGCACCCGGCGGATGGTCGCGTTCGGCGCCGGCTACGCCATCGCCTCCGCGTCCTGCACCCTTGCCGTGCTGCTCGCCGTGGTCAGCCAAGCCACCGCCACCACCGGCGTCGGGATGCTCGCCGTGTTCGCCGCCTACGCCGCCGGGTCCGCGGTCTTGCTACTCGCCCTTGCGGTGCTCGCCGCCGCGGCCGCGACCGCGCTCACCCGCCTGCTGCGCCGCCTGGCCCGCTACGCCTCCCGCCTCGCCGGTGGGCTGCTCGCCGTCAGCGGCGGCTACCTCCTCTACTACTGGCTGCCGCCGCTGCTCGGCGGCACCCGCCCCTCCGGCGGCAGCCGTCTCGCGGTCCTCGCCGGCCGGGCCGCGACCTGGATCACCACCCACCAGGCCATCGTCCTGCTCATCGCCACCGGTCTCATCCTCACCAGCACCGCGATCGCCGTCGCCTCCCGCCGCCGGACGGGCGCGCCCACGACCACGCTCGAGACGAGGCCCGAGACCGGGTCGGACGCCGACTGCTGTCCACCTTCGGCGTCCCCACACATCCGCGAGGACGCCGACAACAGCGCCCATGGTGCCCGTGGTCCCCACGACAGCATCCACTGA
- a CDS encoding MerR family DNA-binding protein yields MRTGEVAAAANVNIQTLRYYERRGLLLEPPRRTSGYRTYGPDAVGIVRFIKRAQELGFSLDDIESLFDLMAGGPDDCDQVRHLALDRITQLDTRIADLQAMRDSLDRLVATCHLPRAERHCPLLRALGCDPNHCEATATTATATDA; encoded by the coding sequence ATGCGTACCGGAGAGGTCGCCGCCGCAGCGAACGTGAACATCCAGACCCTGCGCTACTACGAGCGCCGCGGACTCCTCCTGGAGCCACCGCGGCGCACCTCCGGATACCGGACCTACGGGCCAGACGCGGTAGGGATCGTGCGATTCATCAAACGCGCCCAGGAACTCGGGTTCAGCCTCGACGACATCGAGTCCCTGTTCGACCTGATGGCCGGCGGACCCGACGACTGCGACCAGGTCCGCCACCTCGCCCTCGACCGCATCACGCAACTGGACACGCGCATCGCCGACCTGCAGGCCATGCGCGACTCACTGGACCGGCTCGTCGCCACCTGCCACCTGCCCCGCGCCGAGCGGCACTGCCCCCTGCTCCGCGCGCTGGGCTGCGACCCCAACCACTGCGAAGCCACCGCGACGACCGCGACGGCCACCGACGCCTGA
- a CDS encoding response regulator yields the protein MLGSQSCGWIDACDREEGGVPARVVVVDDDEALRNAVRRVLRLEGYDVEVAGDGAEALGQLAGLRADLVVLDVLMPVLDDVTVCRRLRASGDRTPILLLTARDAVSDRVAGLDAGADDYLTKPFALEELLARVRALLRRSSPEIDGWLRVDDLELNPRTRQVRRGERVVDLTPTEFALLELLMRNAGVVLTRDAIRERVWGVDDSDGSNTLDVYIGYLRRKTEAGGEARMIHTVRGVGFVVRRR from the coding sequence ATGCTCGGCTCACAGTCGTGCGGTTGGATCGACGCGTGCGACCGTGAGGAGGGCGGTGTGCCGGCACGGGTGGTCGTGGTCGACGACGACGAGGCGCTGCGCAATGCGGTCCGCCGAGTGCTGCGGTTGGAGGGTTACGACGTCGAGGTTGCCGGTGATGGTGCGGAGGCGCTCGGTCAGCTTGCCGGTCTTCGGGCGGATCTGGTGGTGCTGGACGTGCTCATGCCGGTTCTCGACGATGTCACCGTGTGTCGCCGGCTGCGAGCGAGCGGGGATCGGACGCCGATTCTCCTGCTGACAGCCCGCGATGCGGTCTCCGACCGGGTGGCTGGCTTGGACGCTGGAGCCGACGACTACCTGACCAAACCGTTCGCGTTGGAGGAGTTGCTGGCTCGAGTTCGAGCACTGTTGCGGCGCAGCTCTCCCGAGATCGACGGTTGGCTACGGGTCGATGATCTCGAACTGAATCCTCGGACTCGTCAGGTGAGGCGCGGCGAGCGCGTGGTGGACTTGACTCCTACCGAGTTCGCGTTGCTGGAGCTGCTGATGCGCAACGCCGGGGTGGTCCTGACCCGAGACGCGATCCGGGAGCGGGTCTGGGGTGTCGACGATTCGGATGGTTCGAACACACTTGACGTGTACATCGGCTACCTGCGCCGCAAGACGGAGGCGGGAGGTGAAGCACGGATGATCCACACGGTGCGCGGCGTCGGGTTCGTGGTGCGCCGCCGATGA
- a CDS encoding HAMP domain-containing protein: protein MTLRTRVTLAAGLAVLLAVVAVSITVFVVMRGNLYDQIDKSLSHDGRAAEAAKQHRSARDTSTVPRGLPLAHDVFRQVVDRDGDVVTMYGDRQLPVTPEVLAVARGKRVESFFDTEVDGTPVRVHVTAAGQGTALQIGRSLSEVEQALRRLLVVLIAISVVAVGLAAVIGRLVAAAATAPVHRVAEAADAVAQTGELSHHIAVPSGDDLGRLAASFNTMLDALSESLAQQRQLVADASHELRTPLATVRANVELLTRADELPPDEKAMLIGDTVVQIGELTRLVGDLVELARGDGQQEPFTIVDLDDLTRQLVDLARDHHPSIAFRVDGAQTLVRGAPTRVSRAVSNLIDNAAKWSPPEATVEIAVHDGTVTVTDHGPGIDLPHIFDRFYRSPGARTLPGSGLGLAIVKQVADSHDGTVEATTAADGGAVFTLHLPTAAGDADATDRDGRHGLSSTS, encoded by the coding sequence ATGACGTTGCGTACCCGCGTCACGCTTGCCGCTGGTCTTGCTGTGCTGCTCGCGGTGGTGGCGGTGTCGATCACCGTTTTCGTCGTGATGCGGGGCAATCTGTATGACCAGATCGACAAGTCGCTGAGCCACGACGGTCGGGCGGCAGAGGCGGCGAAGCAGCATCGGTCCGCGCGCGACACCTCGACCGTGCCGCGGGGCCTGCCGCTGGCGCACGACGTGTTCCGGCAGGTGGTCGACCGCGATGGCGACGTCGTCACGATGTACGGCGACCGGCAGCTGCCGGTGACGCCCGAGGTGCTGGCGGTGGCGCGAGGCAAACGTGTCGAGTCTTTCTTCGATACCGAGGTCGACGGCACACCGGTGCGGGTGCACGTCACCGCGGCAGGACAGGGCACGGCGTTGCAGATCGGCCGGTCGCTGTCCGAAGTGGAGCAGGCGTTGCGTCGGCTGCTGGTGGTCCTCATCGCCATCTCGGTCGTCGCGGTCGGGCTGGCGGCGGTGATCGGCCGGCTCGTCGCCGCCGCCGCGACCGCGCCGGTGCACCGCGTGGCCGAGGCCGCCGACGCGGTGGCGCAGACCGGCGAGCTGTCGCATCACATCGCGGTCCCCAGCGGCGACGACCTTGGCCGTCTCGCGGCCAGTTTCAACACGATGCTCGACGCGTTAAGTGAGTCACTGGCTCAGCAGCGCCAGCTCGTGGCCGACGCCTCCCACGAGTTGCGCACACCGCTGGCAACCGTGCGCGCCAATGTCGAGCTCCTCACCCGGGCGGACGAGTTGCCGCCCGACGAGAAGGCAATGCTCATCGGCGACACGGTCGTGCAGATCGGCGAGTTGACCAGACTGGTCGGCGACCTCGTGGAGCTAGCCCGCGGCGACGGTCAACAAGAGCCGTTCACCATCGTCGACCTCGACGACCTCACCCGCCAGCTCGTCGACCTCGCCAGAGACCACCACCCGTCGATCGCGTTCCGAGTCGACGGCGCCCAAACCCTCGTCCGAGGTGCCCCCACCAGGGTCTCCAGAGCAGTCTCGAACCTCATCGACAACGCCGCGAAATGGAGCCCACCGGAAGCCACGGTCGAGATCGCCGTCCACGACGGCACGGTGACCGTCACAGACCACGGACCAGGCATCGATCTCCCGCACATCTTCGACCGGTTCTACCGCTCGCCCGGAGCCCGCACCCTGCCCGGCTCCGGCCTCGGTCTCGCGATCGTCAAGCAGGTCGCAGACAGCCACGACGGAACCGTCGAAGCGACGACCGCCGCCGACGGAGGTGCTGTGTTCACCCTGCACCTCCCAACCGCGGCTGGCGATGCCGACGCCACCGACCGCGACGGCCGGCACGGCCTCTCATCCACTTCTTAG